A DNA window from Mus caroli chromosome 8, CAROLI_EIJ_v1.1, whole genome shotgun sequence contains the following coding sequences:
- the Homer3 gene encoding homer protein homolog 3 isoform X2, whose protein sequence is MSTAREQPIFSTRAHVFQIDPTTKRNWIPAGKHALTVSYFYDATRNVYRIISIGGAKAIINSTVTPNMTFTKTSQKFGQWADSRANTVYGLGFASEQQLTQFAEKFQEVKEAARLAREKSQDGGEFTSTGLALASHQVPPSPLVSTNGPGEEKLFRSQSADTPGPTERERLKKMLSEGSVGEVQWEAEFFALQDSNQRLAGALREANAAATQWRQQLEVQRAEAELLRQRVAELEAQVAVEPVRVVEKEATSQSVEQLEARVQTKDQEIQTLKNQSTGTREAPDTAEREETQQQVQDLETRNAELEQQLRAMECNLEEARAERERARAEVGRAAQLLDVRLFELSELREGLARLAEAAP, encoded by the exons ATGTCCACAGCCAG GGAACAGCCAATCTTCAGCACCCGGGCGCACGTATTCCAGATCGACCCCACTACAAAGCGGAACTGGATCCCTGCCGGCAAGCACGCACTTACCGTGTCCTATTTCTATGATGCAACCCGAAATGTGTACCGCATCATCAGCATCGGGGGTGCCAAG GCCATCATCAACAGCACTGTCACTCCCAACATGACCTTCACCAAAACCTCTCAGAAGTTCGGGCAATGGGCAGACAGTCGAGCCAACACTGTCTACGGCCTAGGCTTTGCCTCTGAACAGCAGCTGACCCAG TTTGCTGAGAAGTTTCAGGAGGTGAAAGAAGCTGCCAGGCTGGCTCGAGAGAAATCTCAAGATGGTGGAGAATTCACTAGTACTGGCCTGGCCCTTGCCTCCCATCAG GTTCCTCCAAGCCCCTTGGTCAGCACCAATGGTCCAGGAGAGGAAAAACTGTTCCGTAGCCAGAGCGCGGACACCCCTGGCCCCACCGAGCGGGAACGGTTGAAGAAGATGCTGTCAGAAGG CTCCGTAGGGGAGGTCCAGTGGGAGGCCGAGTTCTTCGCGCTTCAGGACAGCAACCAGAGGTTGGCAGGAGCCCTTCGGGAGGCCAACGCAGCGGCCACTCAGTGGAGGCAACAACTGGAGGTCCAACGTGCAGAGGCTGAACTCTTGCGGCAGCGG GTGGCAGAGCTGGAGGCCCAGGTGGCTGTAGAGCCAGTCCGGGTAGTAGAGAAAGAAGCAACCAGCCAGTCGGTGGAGCAGCTGGAGGCTCGGGTGCAGACCAAGGACCAG GAGATCCAGACTTTGAAGAATCAGAGCACTGGCACCCGAGAGGCTCCAGACACTGCCGAGCGGGAAGAGACACAGCAGCAGGTTCAG GACCTGGAGACCCGCAATGCGGAGCTTGAGCAGCAGCTGCGGGCGATGGAGTGCAACCTGGAGGAGGCGCGGGCCGAGCGGGAGCGCGCTCGGGCAGAGGTGGGCCGGGCTGCGCAGCTGCTGGATGTTCGGCTGTTTGAGCTCAGCGAGCTGCGTGAGGGCCTGGCACGACTGGCAGAGGCAGCACCCTAG
- the Homer3 gene encoding homer protein homolog 3 isoform X1 translates to MSTAREQPIFSTRAHVFQIDPTTKRNWIPAGKHALTVSYFYDATRNVYRIISIGGAKAIINSTVTPNMTFTKTSQKFGQWADSRANTVYGLGFASEQQLTQFAEKFQEVKEAARLAREKSQDGGEFTSTGLALASHQVPPSPLVSTNGPGEEKLFRSQSADTPGPTERERLKKMLSEGSVGEVQWEAEFFALQDSNQRLAGALREANAAATQWRQQLEVQRAEAELLRQRVAELEAQVAVEPVRVVEKEATSQSVEQLEARVQTKDQEIQTLKNQSTGTREAPDTAEREETQQQVQVGCRTSADLETRNAELEQQLRAMECNLEEARAERERARAEVGRAAQLLDVRLFELSELREGLARLAEAAP, encoded by the exons ATGTCCACAGCCAG GGAACAGCCAATCTTCAGCACCCGGGCGCACGTATTCCAGATCGACCCCACTACAAAGCGGAACTGGATCCCTGCCGGCAAGCACGCACTTACCGTGTCCTATTTCTATGATGCAACCCGAAATGTGTACCGCATCATCAGCATCGGGGGTGCCAAG GCCATCATCAACAGCACTGTCACTCCCAACATGACCTTCACCAAAACCTCTCAGAAGTTCGGGCAATGGGCAGACAGTCGAGCCAACACTGTCTACGGCCTAGGCTTTGCCTCTGAACAGCAGCTGACCCAG TTTGCTGAGAAGTTTCAGGAGGTGAAAGAAGCTGCCAGGCTGGCTCGAGAGAAATCTCAAGATGGTGGAGAATTCACTAGTACTGGCCTGGCCCTTGCCTCCCATCAG GTTCCTCCAAGCCCCTTGGTCAGCACCAATGGTCCAGGAGAGGAAAAACTGTTCCGTAGCCAGAGCGCGGACACCCCTGGCCCCACCGAGCGGGAACGGTTGAAGAAGATGCTGTCAGAAGG CTCCGTAGGGGAGGTCCAGTGGGAGGCCGAGTTCTTCGCGCTTCAGGACAGCAACCAGAGGTTGGCAGGAGCCCTTCGGGAGGCCAACGCAGCGGCCACTCAGTGGAGGCAACAACTGGAGGTCCAACGTGCAGAGGCTGAACTCTTGCGGCAGCGG GTGGCAGAGCTGGAGGCCCAGGTGGCTGTAGAGCCAGTCCGGGTAGTAGAGAAAGAAGCAACCAGCCAGTCGGTGGAGCAGCTGGAGGCTCGGGTGCAGACCAAGGACCAG GAGATCCAGACTTTGAAGAATCAGAGCACTGGCACCCGAGAGGCTCCAGACACTGCCGAGCGGGAAGAGACACAGCAGCAGGTTCAGGTTGGCTGCAGGACCTCAGCT GACCTGGAGACCCGCAATGCGGAGCTTGAGCAGCAGCTGCGGGCGATGGAGTGCAACCTGGAGGAGGCGCGGGCCGAGCGGGAGCGCGCTCGGGCAGAGGTGGGCCGGGCTGCGCAGCTGCTGGATGTTCGGCTGTTTGAGCTCAGCGAGCTGCGTGAGGGCCTGGCACGACTGGCAGAGGCAGCACCCTAG